The following are encoded in a window of Spiroplasma tabanidicola genomic DNA:
- a CDS encoding MurR/RpiR family transcriptional regulator — protein MKILKLSEDKLNSTEQAIVNEINNNPDYFCSHNIQEVSRASNVSSSTMTRVCQKLGFKSFKAAQMFVYEKSRMQTEYYKLGEDKTPEQVIHNVKGSALFTINETLNNLDPEYANQIAKKIYEARSIIVFGVEQQEVSANSFVQNLCRLNKEAVAVSNIHLFVQKAVFFTNQDFCVFVSRTGWTKEVIESAKWAINRGIPVLILTTDQETTLEMMGEENKELIYTIETQTLSYDKIQYPAISSLPGELIIFDVLFNIVVTKNKEYREKFQKTSEISLRWNFEGHL, from the coding sequence ATGAAAATACTAAAATTAAGTGAAGATAAATTAAATAGTACAGAACAAGCGATAGTTAATGAGATTAATAATAATCCTGATTATTTTTGTTCACACAATATTCAAGAGGTTTCAAGAGCTAGTAATGTAAGTTCAAGTACAATGACAAGAGTTTGTCAAAAACTTGGTTTTAAAAGCTTTAAAGCAGCACAAATGTTTGTGTATGAAAAATCAAGAATGCAAACAGAATACTATAAACTTGGTGAAGATAAGACTCCTGAACAAGTTATTCATAACGTAAAAGGTAGTGCTTTATTTACAATTAATGAAACATTAAATAATTTAGACCCTGAATATGCTAATCAAATTGCAAAAAAAATATATGAAGCCAGAAGTATCATAGTTTTTGGTGTAGAACAACAAGAAGTTTCTGCAAACTCATTTGTACAAAATTTATGTAGATTAAACAAAGAAGCTGTTGCTGTTTCAAATATTCACTTATTTGTTCAAAAAGCGGTATTTTTTACAAATCAAGATTTTTGTGTATTTGTTTCAAGGACTGGATGAACTAAAGAAGTTATTGAGTCTGCAAAATGAGCAATTAATAGAGGTATTCCTGTATTAATTTTAACAACTGATCAAGAAACTACTCTTGAAATGATGGGTGAAGAAAATAAAGAATTAATTTATACAATTGAAACTCAAACATTAAGTTATGATAAAATTCAATATCCTGCAATATCATCACTTCCTGGAGAACTAATCATTTTTGATGTATTGTTTAATATTGTAGTTACTAAAAATAAAGAATATCGTGAGAAATTTCAAAAAACTAGTGAGATTTCACTAAGATGAAACTTTGAAGGACATTTATAA
- the oppF gene encoding oligopeptide ABC transporter ATP-binding protein OppF — protein sequence MSTKNRENNSFLKIRNIEVVFRNSGHKFYAVKQTSLDVQKGEIFGLVGESGSGKTTIARAIVGVQPLYDGAIYMDEKLIAGKPSSLYQLNRQITRKLFDMKRKMNFTSIYLKQFIDILRSFYERDNSLSSITKKEFLKKFKLSSVEFIDDVFLSNLKHVNEIINNQERIIRFISNIHSQIPKISQELEDAILEKQEQTNEVVYEIKEVLANNYKLIHPLVKHRKKMEKDEEVDMNNVVKKLLVSIEEIVKHHKETINKVDVAVNIQKENELLTAPVTIKNKVIKEYYKKLYVFREDFIKECENQIARLSTLPNYENNPEYIKAFHHKKDFWSKGNINISCLFLILEEFKKEEINYDLLDKHSNNLFETDFELNIKLAIQNRSFDKKDLQKLEKQLKYIDKIVKRNVVKDKSAIEDYYNWKNINKEVNSEINEDELEKFIEFLELPSIDRLVKKSFLFEKITSKQKRLNRKNTQMIFQDPGSSLNDRMAVEEIIGEGLINFPKTYKNPEVVNEYLLDYNQKNPNNKISIDQVKYRDVKKYLILKALTSVGLIPEHLSRYPHEFSGGQRQRIGIARSLILKPKIIVADEPISALDVSIRAQVLNLFKKFQQELGITFIFVAHDLSVVKFIADKIAVIYRGQIVEVAAAEELFNNPLHPYTRSLLSAIPQPEPSIAKETKNIIYNPEQEHFDYVFDLPKLVEVSPGHQVFLNSRELANIKKQIQNK from the coding sequence ATGTCTACAAAAAACAGAGAAAATAATTCTTTTTTAAAAATTAGAAATATAGAAGTTGTTTTCAGAAATAGTGGTCATAAGTTTTATGCTGTAAAACAAACTTCGTTAGATGTTCAAAAAGGTGAAATATTTGGTTTAGTAGGAGAATCTGGTAGTGGTAAAACAACAATAGCAAGAGCTATAGTTGGTGTTCAACCTTTATATGATGGAGCAATTTATATGGATGAAAAATTAATTGCAGGTAAACCATCAAGTTTATATCAATTGAATAGACAAATAACTAGAAAGTTATTTGATATGAAAAGAAAAATGAACTTCACAAGTATTTATTTAAAACAATTTATTGATATATTGAGAAGTTTTTATGAAAGAGATAATTCTCTTTCAAGTATAACAAAAAAAGAATTTTTAAAAAAATTTAAATTATCAAGTGTAGAGTTTATAGATGATGTTTTTCTATCAAACTTAAAGCACGTAAATGAGATCATAAATAACCAAGAAAGAATAATTAGATTTATATCTAACATTCATTCACAAATACCTAAAATTTCACAAGAATTAGAAGATGCGATTTTAGAAAAGCAAGAACAAACCAATGAAGTTGTTTATGAAATAAAAGAAGTTTTAGCAAACAACTATAAACTTATTCATCCTTTAGTAAAACATAGGAAAAAAATGGAAAAAGATGAAGAAGTCGATATGAATAATGTTGTTAAAAAATTACTAGTAAGTATTGAAGAAATTGTAAAACATCACAAAGAAACAATTAATAAAGTTGATGTTGCAGTTAATATTCAAAAAGAGAATGAATTACTAACCGCTCCGGTTACAATTAAAAATAAAGTTATTAAAGAATACTATAAAAAATTATATGTATTTAGAGAAGATTTTATTAAAGAATGCGAAAATCAAATTGCACGCTTATCTACACTTCCAAATTATGAGAATAACCCAGAATATATTAAAGCTTTTCATCATAAAAAAGATTTTTGATCAAAAGGAAATATAAATATAAGTTGTTTATTCCTAATTTTAGAAGAATTTAAAAAAGAAGAAATAAACTATGATTTATTAGACAAGCATAGCAATAATTTATTTGAAACGGATTTTGAATTAAATATTAAATTAGCTATTCAAAATAGATCATTTGATAAAAAAGATTTACAAAAATTAGAAAAACAATTAAAATACATTGATAAAATAGTAAAAAGAAATGTTGTTAAAGATAAAAGTGCAATCGAAGATTACTATAATTGAAAAAATATTAATAAGGAAGTAAACAGCGAAATAAATGAAGATGAGTTAGAAAAATTTATTGAATTCTTAGAACTACCTTCTATTGATAGATTGGTAAAAAAATCTTTCTTATTTGAAAAAATAACTAGTAAGCAAAAACGCTTAAATAGAAAAAATACCCAAATGATTTTTCAAGATCCTGGAAGTTCATTAAACGATAGAATGGCTGTTGAAGAAATTATTGGAGAGGGTTTAATTAACTTTCCAAAAACATATAAAAATCCAGAAGTAGTGAATGAGTATTTATTAGATTACAACCAAAAAAATCCTAATAATAAAATTTCAATAGATCAAGTTAAGTACAGAGATGTTAAAAAATATTTAATTTTAAAGGCTTTAACTTCTGTGGGGTTAATACCAGAACATTTGTCAAGATATCCACATGAATTTTCAGGAGGTCAAAGACAAAGAATTGGAATTGCTAGAAGTTTAATTCTTAAACCAAAAATTATCGTTGCAGATGAACCAATATCTGCATTAGATGTTTCAATTAGAGCGCAAGTTCTTAACTTGTTCAAAAAATTCCAACAAGAATTAGGAATTACATTTATATTTGTAGCTCACGATTTATCAGTTGTTAAATTTATTGCTGATAAAATTGCAGTTATTTATAGAGGTCAAATTGTTGAAGTAGCTGCGGCTGAAGAATTATTTAATAATCCACTTCATCCTTATACAAGATCATTATTATCAGCAATTCCTCAACCTGAACCATCAATTGCAAAAGAAACTAAAAATATTATTTATAACCCTGAGCAAGAGCATTTTGATTATGTCTTTGATTTACCAAAATTAGTTGAAGTTTCTCCTGGTCATCAAGTATTTTTAAATTCTAGAGAACTTGCAAATATAAAAAAACAAATACAAAATAAATAA
- a CDS encoding ABC transporter substrate-binding protein encodes MRKLMSSLLAISLVSTSSASLVACGKAKDPAKTFKTAYTAEISNWNTAYSASGEDSQFTASTNATLLGIDSYGRTYGDLVDPSSNPNYGSSDKSLASHPGSDKKVYQYKIRSNATWSNFKGKLVRNIEMNDFLNTARYVLNPQNGSAVYSLWASFIKGAEEYHDGLKDLIEEKGDSFSDEDLKKYEDDNLLKKVGIAVNDTDRTVTYTLQRDMPYFESLLTYHAFSPIPVEMLDINSNINTDYTKGLYSGEYIPTSHVKESSLILDKNQNYHLKDDVHVNRIRYTFLGKSDATTTRKLFEGGSLSSFGPSQADEEGFQKYVGDIANPKATDGLAMYTTSAGDYSSVINYFNFFNSDILNKKINDKNIALLKSRLFQLKSVREFFAKDINRSYYLKYATNLYDGANNKYSNYLRNAYVPDGMHSEEASQVEAGHSSGMNTSGKKGYVEYLSEQLKTSESVRSAEWATVNKAADGKGSAAEKFSYDWLKDGVDPFYVGSFNEEDMKAGKITDQQSKLIQAMLKDINADTNLKSYFKVSGSDGSLKIDTSVAKLPVNIIMTQQSGSQSEVRLQKMWDYFNAIPNNPFEVKLLYQNSYQDFLSLVRGGYQDFSGSSWSPDYDDPYSYVQTWETGEIYDQMYMHRGSLFISNNPDPKTNAVKVNGVNVTNVNQKDEMGEFVIKQESDLQQAMDPGVFVKGSSWALLEASRAYDAGIEKTDKTETSSDVNADKDKRYQGFAKAESSLMYENYLGLYYYKPFAGKSFTVSYNVPFVQSKVAYGLSANKFINFKLVDKLLTHEEIEYLRNEWETFTKEVSANPKSHQDTAAWKSS; translated from the coding sequence ATGAGAAAATTAATGTCAAGTTTATTGGCTATATCTTTAGTTTCTACTTCGTCAGCATCATTAGTTGCTTGTGGAAAAGCAAAAGATCCAGCCAAAACTTTTAAAACAGCATATACAGCAGAAATTTCAAACTGAAATACTGCTTATTCTGCTAGTGGAGAAGATTCACAATTTACTGCATCAACAAATGCTACTTTATTGGGAATAGATAGTTATGGTAGAACTTATGGAGACTTAGTAGACCCAAGTTCTAACCCTAATTACGGATCAAGTGATAAGTCATTAGCTAGTCACCCAGGTTCAGATAAAAAAGTTTATCAATATAAAATTAGATCTAATGCAACATGAAGTAATTTCAAAGGAAAATTAGTTAGAAACATTGAAATGAATGACTTTTTAAATACAGCTAGATATGTATTAAATCCTCAAAATGGTTCAGCTGTTTATTCTTTATGAGCAAGTTTCATCAAAGGAGCAGAAGAATATCATGATGGTTTAAAAGATTTAATTGAAGAAAAAGGAGATAGTTTTAGTGATGAAGATCTAAAAAAATATGAAGATGATAACTTACTAAAAAAAGTTGGTATTGCGGTTAATGATACTGATAGAACAGTAACATATACTTTACAAAGAGATATGCCGTATTTTGAATCATTATTAACTTATCATGCATTTTCACCAATTCCAGTTGAAATGTTAGATATAAACTCAAACATTAACACTGATTATACAAAAGGTTTATATTCAGGAGAATACATTCCAACTAGTCATGTTAAAGAAAGTTCATTAATCTTAGACAAAAACCAAAATTATCACTTGAAAGATGATGTACATGTAAATAGAATAAGATATACTTTCTTAGGAAAATCAGATGCAACAACTACAAGAAAATTATTTGAAGGTGGAAGTTTAAGTTCATTTGGACCAAGTCAAGCAGACGAAGAAGGATTCCAAAAATATGTAGGAGACATTGCAAATCCAAAAGCTACTGATGGATTAGCAATGTATACAACATCTGCTGGTGATTATTCATCAGTTATTAACTACTTTAACTTCTTCAACTCAGATATATTAAATAAAAAAATAAATGATAAAAATATAGCATTACTAAAATCAAGATTATTCCAATTAAAAAGTGTTAGAGAATTTTTTGCAAAAGACATTAATAGAAGTTATTATTTAAAATATGCAACTAACCTTTATGATGGGGCAAACAATAAATATTCAAATTATCTTAGAAATGCTTATGTACCTGATGGAATGCACTCTGAAGAAGCTAGTCAAGTTGAAGCAGGACATAGTAGCGGAATGAACACTAGTGGTAAAAAAGGATATGTAGAATATTTATCAGAGCAATTAAAAACATCAGAAAGTGTGAGGTCAGCTGAATGAGCAACTGTTAATAAAGCAGCAGACGGTAAAGGTAGTGCTGCAGAGAAATTCTCATATGATTGATTAAAAGACGGAGTTGATCCATTCTATGTAGGTTCATTTAATGAAGAAGATATGAAAGCTGGAAAAATAACAGATCAACAAAGTAAATTAATACAAGCTATGTTAAAAGACATTAATGCTGATACTAATTTAAAAAGTTACTTTAAAGTTTCAGGTAGTGATGGTAGTCTAAAAATAGATACTAGTGTTGCAAAACTTCCAGTAAATATAATAATGACTCAACAATCTGGATCTCAATCAGAAGTAAGATTACAAAAAATGTGAGATTACTTCAATGCAATTCCAAATAACCCATTTGAAGTTAAATTATTATATCAAAACTCTTATCAAGACTTTTTAAGTCTTGTTAGAGGGGGATACCAAGACTTCTCCGGAAGTTCATGAAGTCCAGATTATGATGATCCTTATTCATATGTTCAAACATGAGAAACAGGAGAAATTTATGATCAAATGTATATGCATAGAGGTTCTCTATTCATTTCAAATAATCCTGACCCAAAAACTAATGCTGTTAAAGTTAACGGAGTTAATGTAACAAATGTTAACCAAAAAGATGAAATGGGTGAGTTTGTAATTAAACAAGAAAGCGACTTACAACAAGCTATGGACCCAGGAGTATTTGTAAAAGGTTCATCGTGAGCGTTATTAGAAGCAAGTAGAGCTTATGATGCTGGAATAGAAAAAACTGATAAAACAGAAACATCAAGTGATGTTAATGCAGACAAAGATAAAAGATATCAAGGATTTGCAAAAGCGGAATCAAGTTTAATGTATGAAAACTATTTAGGATTATACTACTACAAACCTTTTGCTGGAAAATCATTTACAGTTTCTTACAACGTTCCATTTGTTCAATCAAAAGTTGCTTATGGATTATCTGCAAATAAATTTATAAACTTTAAATTAGTGGATAAACTATTAACACATGAAGAAATTGAATACTTAAGAAATGAATGAGAAACATTTACAAAAGAAGTTAGTGCAAACCCAAAATCTCATCAAGATACTGCAGCTTGAAAATCAAGTTAA
- a CDS encoding ABC transporter permease encodes MSKWSIFKKLFVMQYKNYIRDKFNLFSGWFVTIITLVGWLTFRDTSQSSLSYDPFVLASALGVCGIRNCMYNFVKTIHEFRKKDFFNRLFSTNISKKFIFMTMVVFNLSANMVVTLVTLAIAMLYPEQRETILHVNWPIFLVGYILLLILSNLMAFLIAFWTKSIEWCFTIGNFYYFGSVYLLGLGIPYNVLVSEKWVIYVSYLFPQRYMSNIMAAGWINAPDFHYKGNNGNNIDFGYGNFAWIPYVVSLLIILVLSFLVLIMFKKAFEFENRRYKKFKNQHKHLAIIYAINRSSTVEELESLIEVRDNINLNKKKLNNTLKDLKHQVSERKNAKNGKKHVELKSKK; translated from the coding sequence ATGTCAAAATGGAGTATTTTTAAGAAATTATTTGTTATGCAATACAAAAACTACATAAGAGATAAGTTTAACCTTTTTTCTGGATGATTTGTAACTATTATTACATTAGTTGGATGACTAACATTTAGAGATACTTCTCAAAGTAGTTTGTCTTATGATCCTTTCGTTTTGGCAAGTGCACTTGGAGTTTGTGGAATTAGAAATTGTATGTATAATTTTGTAAAAACAATTCACGAATTTAGAAAAAAAGACTTTTTTAACAGATTATTTTCAACAAATATCTCAAAAAAATTTATTTTTATGACAATGGTTGTATTTAATTTATCTGCAAATATGGTTGTAACTTTAGTAACCTTAGCAATTGCAATGTTATATCCTGAACAAAGAGAAACTATTCTACATGTCAATTGACCAATATTTTTAGTTGGATATATATTATTATTAATACTTTCAAATTTAATGGCATTTTTGATTGCTTTTTGAACAAAGTCAATTGAATGATGTTTTACAATAGGTAATTTTTATTATTTTGGATCTGTTTATTTACTAGGACTTGGAATTCCTTATAATGTTTTAGTTTCTGAAAAATGAGTAATATATGTTTCGTACTTATTTCCTCAGCGATATATGTCCAATATTATGGCAGCAGGCTGGATAAATGCACCAGACTTCCATTATAAGGGAAATAATGGAAACAATATTGATTTTGGATATGGCAATTTTGCTTGGATACCATATGTGGTTAGTTTATTAATAATTTTAGTACTTTCATTTTTAGTTTTAATAATGTTTAAAAAAGCATTTGAGTTTGAAAATAGAAGATATAAAAAGTTTAAAAATCAACATAAACATTTAGCAATAATTTATGCAATTAATAGAAGTTCTACAGTTGAAGAATTAGAAAGTTTAATTGAAGTTAGAGATAATATTAATTTAAATAAGAAAAAATTAAATAACACTTTAAAAGATTTAAAACATCAAGTTTCAGAAAGGAAAAATGCAAAAAATGGCAAAAAACATGTTGAGCTCAAAAGTAAAAAATAG
- a CDS encoding ATP-binding cassette domain-containing protein → MENKKELLVELENVSKIFDKKIWAIKKINLRIYKGEGISIIGPNQSGKTVLGRLIANQIPQTSGIIEYNFTREYALSSIGFQFRQTAWPDGFTVRDVIELYKGIYDIKDEEWLDKLFTTFEINNRLDKRLATCAVSWLQLFSLFLAFLHKPELVVLDEVSNTIGLDMKTKVIEFLKNYKKDHNATYVIVSPDKSIFQALCDRIVVMEMGLILSDDYIDETTLNFDYDEYAYKILAAIEAKQTTLKPDPVFKPILKKFEKYLEKFNADYEKLNSKEEILDFFDTDKILVMVKNINFYIQEMHTKFITVASSGLNRLLIEELKVSIKNVINKIKELSKTWKKHREAYKWKSYLDKFIQKIKPFFLYLKTDFYPIFKNKRTIIYENENTGELSKQELTKLRFLKKKYIQEEIRIMKLEAKILKRQQKLRTFGDAKDIEQKELEKALEQEIENTQSEEIVVGE, encoded by the coding sequence ATGGAAAATAAAAAAGAGCTTTTAGTAGAGTTAGAAAATGTAAGTAAGATTTTCGATAAAAAAATATGAGCTATTAAAAAAATTAACTTAAGAATTTATAAAGGTGAAGGTATTTCTATAATTGGGCCAAATCAATCAGGAAAAACAGTTTTAGGAAGATTGATAGCAAATCAAATTCCTCAAACTAGTGGAATTATTGAATATAACTTTACAAGAGAATATGCTTTAAGTTCAATTGGATTTCAATTTAGACAAACTGCATGACCAGATGGATTTACTGTTAGAGATGTAATTGAATTGTATAAAGGTATTTATGATATAAAAGATGAAGAGTGACTAGATAAATTATTTACTACTTTTGAAATTAATAATAGATTAGATAAAAGATTAGCAACTTGTGCTGTTTCATGATTACAGTTGTTTTCTTTATTTTTAGCATTTTTACATAAACCAGAACTTGTAGTTTTAGATGAAGTTTCAAATACAATTGGTTTAGATATGAAAACAAAGGTAATTGAGTTTTTAAAAAATTATAAAAAAGATCATAATGCAACTTATGTAATAGTTTCTCCAGATAAATCAATTTTTCAAGCATTGTGTGACAGAATTGTTGTTATGGAAATGGGATTAATTTTATCTGATGACTATATTGATGAAACAACTTTAAATTTTGATTATGATGAATATGCTTATAAAATTTTAGCAGCGATTGAAGCCAAACAAACTACTTTAAAACCAGATCCTGTTTTTAAACCAATTTTAAAAAAATTTGAAAAATATTTAGAAAAGTTTAATGCAGATTATGAAAAGTTAAATTCAAAAGAAGAAATATTAGATTTTTTTGACACTGATAAAATTTTAGTTATGGTAAAAAACATAAACTTTTATATTCAAGAAATGCATACAAAATTTATAACTGTAGCATCAAGTGGTTTAAATCGTTTGTTGATTGAAGAACTTAAAGTAAGTATCAAAAATGTTATAAATAAAATTAAAGAATTATCAAAGACTTGAAAAAAACATCGTGAAGCTTATAAATGAAAATCTTATTTAGATAAGTTTATTCAAAAAATTAAACCATTTTTTTTATATTTAAAAACTGATTTTTATCCAATTTTTAAAAATAAAAGAACAATCATTTATGAAAACGAAAATACAGGAGAGTTGTCAAAACAAGAGTTGACAAAACTTCGTTTTTTAAAGAAAAAATATATTCAAGAAGAAATAAGAATTATGAAATTAGAAGCAAAAATATTAAAACGTCAACAAAAATTAAGAACATTTGGTGATGCAAAAGATATTGAACAAAAAGAACTTGAAAAAGCTTTAGAACAAGAAATAGAAAACACACAATCAGAAGAGATAGTAGTAGGAGAATAG
- a CDS encoding alpha/beta hydrolase — translation MNNLIIDKLIKVINNTKANNKKFYEEYGWEQLLHLYQQSLVTEYELKEIDFSNFDGWEKKIINNRIHAIYHINKNNSDKWIVGCHGYSSSKESSALSTYLFDNLGYNIMVFDFINHGESIDGYVSFGVNELNALLEVLDHLINNFQVEHLGLIGFSMGAFTVNLFSVADKNYIDKYKVKFTISDSTYMFIKQVFKTILVFSNQQFQDYVESFMDKIIEKYQKDYKINVLEYDIVKLIEKNEKTVPTLFIHSKKDLVTYPKDSEALFKYRTKISKQDQILLFDTGAHVKTQLEHTSDYINAIKKFLQSIDLLK, via the coding sequence ATGAACAATTTAATAATTGATAAATTAATAAAAGTAATAAATAATACAAAAGCGAATAATAAAAAATTTTATGAAGAATATGGTTGAGAACAGTTGCTACATTTATATCAACAGTCATTAGTAACCGAATATGAATTAAAAGAAATAGATTTCTCTAACTTTGACGGATGAGAAAAAAAAATAATAAATAATCGTATTCATGCAATCTATCACATTAATAAAAATAATAGTGATAAATGAATTGTTGGTTGCCATGGATATAGTAGTTCAAAAGAATCAAGTGCTTTATCAACATACTTATTTGATAATTTGGGATATAACATTATGGTTTTTGATTTTATAAATCATGGGGAATCAATTGATGGTTATGTTTCATTTGGAGTAAATGAACTAAATGCATTGCTAGAAGTTTTAGATCATTTGATAAATAATTTTCAAGTAGAACATCTTGGCTTAATTGGATTTAGTATGGGAGCATTCACTGTAAATTTATTTTCAGTTGCAGATAAAAATTATATCGATAAATATAAAGTAAAGTTTACAATTTCTGACTCAACTTATATGTTTATTAAACAAGTTTTTAAAACTATTTTAGTTTTTTCAAATCAACAGTTTCAAGATTATGTTGAAAGTTTTATGGACAAAATTATTGAAAAATATCAAAAAGATTATAAAATAAATGTATTAGAATATGATATTGTTAAATTAATTGAAAAAAATGAAAAAACAGTTCCAACTCTTTTTATTCATTCAAAAAAAGATTTAGTTACTTATCCAAAAGATAGTGAAGCTTTATTTAAATACCGAACAAAAATCTCTAAGCAAGACCAAATACTATTATTTGATACTGGTGCTCACGTTAAAACCCAACTTGAACACACTAGCGATTATATAAATGCTATAAAAAAATTCTTACAATCAATTGATTTATTAAAATAA
- a CDS encoding oligopeptide/dipeptide ABC transporter ATP-binding protein: protein MEKSKILAIRNLEVKFQVRQRFLTAIRNISLDIYDKEVLAIVGESGSGKSVITKTFTGMLESNGYISDGSIIYSPNQESIDDKKAYFKKPINLVNFQRLIMDGSTVKNIVKINKNSIKKLKNEIKNFEKLKEEKLKATKDDLLKKIDKLRAGLNFSKSNTNSYKIGLLEEKVKEVTSKLEVIFDEDKKQKYFEDLNFKIELLKQDITKVKGISLISKILNRINVDRLLKAKEFVKTHGFEAFKNQLSILKLNTKINFINSLINNFNSYSEEKILSEIKNIEKKEFLFKEYKLNCLHNFKKEILEKELNNLQAELENINVKKEVALNDAKLNSNNLHLFSIKELDSFYRWYEHRNYHFKIEAELKSLVDDYWNEKEIDNDHFENLLTDWNRVKGIFGTFNKLKAAREIRKLRGKTIATIFQDPMTSLNPLLSVGFQITEVLRKQLGLSRREAKAEAINLLGKVGIPEPEKRYKDIPGRYSGGMRQRVVIAIALACRPKILICDEPTTALDVTIQAQILDLIRELQEEYKFTVIFITHDLGVVAKLADRIAVMYAGQIVEYGTSDEIFHDPKHPYTWALLSSLPQLSNKGEELFSISGTPPSLFNNLTGDAFAPRNNYAMEIDYLYEPPMFKVSDTHYAKTWLLDKRAPKINKPEAITNLKEKIKNQGKRD, encoded by the coding sequence ATGGAAAAAAGCAAAATATTAGCTATAAGAAATTTAGAAGTAAAATTTCAAGTTAGACAACGTTTTTTAACAGCAATTAGAAACATTTCTTTAGATATTTACGACAAAGAAGTGTTGGCAATTGTTGGAGAATCAGGTAGTGGTAAATCAGTTATAACCAAAACGTTCACAGGTATGTTGGAATCAAATGGTTATATAAGTGATGGATCAATTATATACAGTCCAAATCAAGAATCTATAGATGATAAAAAAGCTTATTTTAAAAAACCTATCAATCTAGTAAACTTTCAAAGATTAATTATGGACGGAAGTACTGTAAAAAATATTGTTAAAATAAATAAAAATTCTATAAAAAAATTAAAAAACGAAATTAAAAATTTTGAAAAATTAAAAGAAGAAAAGCTAAAAGCTACTAAAGATGATTTGTTAAAAAAAATAGACAAATTAAGAGCAGGATTAAACTTTTCTAAAAGTAATACTAATAGTTATAAAATAGGATTGCTTGAAGAAAAAGTAAAAGAAGTAACAAGTAAGCTTGAAGTTATTTTTGATGAAGATAAAAAGCAAAAATATTTTGAAGATTTAAATTTTAAAATTGAGTTACTTAAACAAGATATTACCAAAGTTAAAGGAATATCTTTAATAAGTAAAATATTAAATAGAATTAATGTTGATAGATTATTAAAAGCTAAAGAATTTGTTAAAACACATGGATTTGAAGCATTTAAAAATCAATTAAGCATATTAAAGTTAAATACTAAAATTAATTTTATAAATAGTTTAATAAATAACTTTAATTCATATAGTGAAGAAAAAATTTTATCTGAAATTAAAAATATCGAAAAAAAAGAATTTCTTTTTAAAGAATATAAATTAAATTGTTTACATAATTTTAAAAAAGAGATTTTAGAAAAAGAATTAAATAATTTACAAGCTGAGCTTGAAAATATAAATGTAAAAAAAGAAGTTGCTTTGAATGATGCAAAATTAAATTCAAACAATTTACATTTATTCTCTATAAAAGAGTTGGATTCATTTTATAGATGATATGAACACAGAAATTATCACTTTAAAATAGAAGCAGAGTTAAAAAGTTTAGTTGATGATTATTGGAATGAAAAAGAAATTGATAATGATCACTTTGAAAATTTATTAACAGACTGAAATAGAGTTAAAGGTATCTTTGGTACTTTTAATAAATTAAAAGCAGCAAGAGAAATAAGAAAATTACGTGGAAAAACTATTGCTACAATATTTCAAGATCCTATGACATCTTTAAACCCGTTGTTATCTGTTGGATTTCAAATAACCGAAGTTTTAAGAAAGCAATTAGGTCTTTCAAGAAGAGAAGCGAAAGCAGAAGCGATTAATTTATTAGGTAAGGTTGGAATACCAGAACCAGAAAAAAGATATAAAGATATACCAGGAAGATATTCTGGGGGGATGAGACAAAGAGTTGTTATAGCTATTGCTTTAGCATGTAGACCTAAAATTCTTATTTGTGATGAACCAACAACCGCGCTTGATGTAACTATTCAAGCTCAAATACTAGATTTAATTAGAGAACTTCAAGAAGAGTATAAATTTACAGTTATTTTTATTACACATGACTTAGGAGTTGTTGCAAAACTAGCTGATAGAATTGCTGTTATGTATGCGGGTCAAATTGTTGAGTATGGAACATCAGATGAAATATTTCATGATCCAAAACATCCATATACATGAGCATTATTATCATCATTACCACAATTAAGTAATAAAGGAGAAGAATTGTTTTCAATATCAGGAACACCTCCATCATTATTTAATAACTTAACAGGTGATGCATTTGCACCAAGAAATAATTACGCAATGGAGATCGATTATCTATATGAACCGCCAATGTTTAAAGTTAGTGATACACATTATGCAAAAACCTGATTGTTAGATAAAAGAGCACCAAAAATAAACAAACCAGAAGCAATTACGAACTTAAAAGAAAAAATAAAAAACCAAGGAAAGCGAGATTAA